The Sagittula sp. P11 genome window below encodes:
- a CDS encoding dienelactone hydrolase family protein, whose translation MGWLRYAVVSGSAVAVVVALALVWAPGMRAAQPVVAPVTGHYVERMVPELHGGPVYSYEYAPPTDIGKSHVMPGRFWSGQGPRRWIGFGPVNGAPRPTVVLLHDAGRDGHAMIDMWDEVARREGLILIAPDSSDPKGWAMEDSGPAFLRRLLEAAGEVHPIDTDRVFLMGHGTGAVMADNLARRGDPTWRAVATHGGHGSDPVAPDGRRMPVFAYLGEGDHLFPLDVHRDALKALQQAGHDVALTVIPDHTHWYYTLGPQVSADIWHHFQATMPPPRSFPEAAAIPSGLPVTLGSRLTVRKGQTATGDAR comes from the coding sequence ATGGGTTGGCTGCGATATGCAGTGGTGTCGGGATCTGCCGTGGCGGTGGTCGTAGCGCTTGCGCTGGTCTGGGCGCCGGGTATGCGGGCCGCGCAGCCTGTGGTGGCGCCCGTGACGGGGCACTACGTCGAGCGGATGGTGCCCGAGCTGCACGGTGGCCCAGTCTACAGCTACGAATACGCACCGCCCACCGACATCGGCAAGTCGCATGTGATGCCGGGCCGGTTCTGGTCGGGGCAGGGGCCGCGCCGCTGGATCGGTTTCGGTCCGGTGAACGGCGCGCCGCGCCCGACCGTTGTCCTGCTGCACGATGCCGGGCGCGACGGTCACGCGATGATCGACATGTGGGACGAGGTGGCCCGCCGCGAGGGGCTTATCCTGATCGCCCCGGACTCCTCCGACCCGAAGGGCTGGGCGATGGAGGACAGCGGCCCGGCCTTCCTGCGGCGGCTGCTGGAGGCGGCAGGCGAGGTCCATCCGATCGACACCGACCGGGTCTTCTTGATGGGGCATGGCACGGGGGCGGTCATGGCAGACAACCTCGCGCGGCGCGGCGATCCCACTTGGCGGGCGGTGGCGACGCATGGCGGACACGGCAGCGATCCGGTTGCGCCGGACGGGCGCCGGATGCCGGTCTTCGCCTACCTCGGCGAGGGCGATCACCTCTTTCCGCTCGACGTCCACCGGGATGCGCTGAAGGCCCTGCAACAGGCGGGCCATGACGTGGCGCTGACCGTGATCCCCGACCACACGCACTGGTACTACACGCTGGGTCCGCAAGTGTCGGCAGACATCTGGCATCACTTCCAGGCCACCATGCCGCCGCCCCGGAGTTTCCCGGAAGCCGCCGCAATCCCGTCGGGTTTGCCGGTCACGCTCGGATCAAGGTTAACGGTCCGCAAGGGCCAGACAGCGACAGGAGACGCGAGATGA
- the rpsF gene encoding 30S ribosomal protein S6 yields the protein MPLYEHVFISRQDLSNAQAEGLVEHFSTVLKDNGGNVVESEYWGVKTMAYKINKNRKGHYAFLRTDAPSSAVQEMERLMRLHDDVMRVLTIKVDEHEEGPSVQMQKKDDRGDRRERRPRD from the coding sequence ATGCCGCTTTACGAGCATGTCTTTATCTCGCGCCAGGACCTGTCCAACGCGCAGGCCGAAGGTCTTGTCGAACACTTCTCCACCGTGCTGAAGGACAATGGCGGCAACGTCGTCGAGTCCGAGTACTGGGGCGTGAAGACCATGGCCTACAAGATCAACAAGAACCGCAAGGGCCACTACGCCTTCCTGCGCACCGACGCACCGTCGTCCGCCGTGCAGGAAATGGAACGCCTGATGCGCCTGCACGACGACGTGATGCGCGTCCTGACCATCAAGGTCGACGAGCACGAGGAAGGCCCCTCCGTCCAGATGCAGAAGAAAGACGACCGTGGCGACCGCCGCGAGCGTCGTCCCCGCGACTGA
- the rpsR gene encoding 30S ribosomal protein S18: MAAKPFFRRRKVCPFSGENAPKIDYKDTRLLQRYISERGKIVPSRITAVSAKKQRELARAIKRARFLALLPYAVK; encoded by the coding sequence ATGGCTGCAAAACCGTTTTTCCGCCGCCGGAAGGTCTGCCCGTTCTCCGGTGAGAACGCGCCCAAGATCGACTACAAGGACACCCGCCTCCTGCAGCGCTACATCTCCGAGCGCGGCAAGATCGTTCCGTCCCGCATCACCGCCGTCTCGGCAAAGAAGCAGCGTGAACTGGCCCGTGCGATCAAGCGCGCCCGTTTCCTCGCCCTGCTTCCCTACGCCGTGAAGTAA
- the rplI gene encoding 50S ribosomal protein L9, which produces MQVILLERVAKLGQMGDVVDVKPGFARNYLLLQGKALTASKENIASFEAQKAQLEARNLESKKEAEALADRLGGQQFVVIRQASDGGNLYGSVTTRDAADVATAEGFSIDRKQILIRTPIKELGLHDIEVHLHPEVMVTVTLNVARSPEEAELQESGKSIQELAAEEEAQAEFEVSQLFDDLGSAASDDDDAAPAPAPAAEGEDD; this is translated from the coding sequence ATGCAAGTCATTCTTCTCGAACGCGTGGCCAAGCTCGGCCAGATGGGCGACGTCGTCGACGTCAAGCCCGGTTTCGCGCGCAACTACCTGCTGCTGCAGGGCAAGGCCCTGACCGCCTCCAAGGAGAACATCGCCTCCTTCGAAGCGCAGAAGGCACAGCTCGAAGCACGCAACCTGGAATCCAAGAAAGAGGCCGAAGCACTGGCCGACCGTCTTGGCGGCCAGCAGTTCGTCGTGATTCGTCAGGCCTCCGACGGCGGCAACCTCTACGGCTCCGTCACCACCCGTGACGCGGCCGACGTGGCCACCGCCGAGGGCTTCTCGATCGACCGCAAGCAGATCCTGATCCGGACCCCGATCAAGGAACTTGGCCTGCACGACATCGAGGTGCACCTGCACCCCGAGGTCATGGTCACCGTGACCCTCAACGTCGCACGCTCCCCCGAAGAGGCAGAGCTTCAGGAATCCGGCAAGTCCATCCAGGAACTGGCCGCCGAGGAAGAAGCACAGGCCGAATTCGAAGTGTCGCAACTGTTCGACGACCTCGGCTCTGCCGCGTCGGACGACGACGACGCAGCGCCTGCTCCGGCTCCGGCCGCCGAGGGCGAAGACGACTGA
- a CDS encoding methyl-accepting chemotaxis protein: protein MWPFKTNAPQTTSPDSEEIDLVNMVIATHAVIRFKPDGEIEWANAAFLEVLGYTLDEIRGQNHSLFVDKTYREGAEYASFWDRLRKGETFTSQFPRVTKSGETVFIQACYSPVIGDDGKVRAVIKVASDITDRQLAITDIKKSLEALSTGDLTRQVAPCNAPDLNALGETYNACMTQLAELIKNVKNVSTDVSRTADEMMETTDDLSRRTETQAATLEQTAAAVDQLTSTARSAASNANEVRNVANQTRTAAEGGRTLVANLTAAMDKIEGSSSQISQIIAVIEGIAFQTNLLALNAGVEAARAGDSGRGFAVVASEVRGLAQRSSESANEIKALIQSSSEHVGEGSDLVNRATTEFETIFQGVNGISERVKEIAHGMEEQSQTLAEINASVSQLDQVTQQNAAMVQESRDSGTRLQGGARDLLTEIDFFTVGEARSSGSFQPYQAAV from the coding sequence ATGTGGCCTTTCAAGACAAATGCTCCCCAGACCACATCTCCCGACTCGGAGGAGATCGATCTCGTCAACATGGTGATCGCGACACATGCCGTCATCAGGTTCAAACCCGACGGAGAGATCGAATGGGCGAACGCCGCCTTCCTCGAAGTGCTGGGCTACACGCTGGACGAGATCCGCGGACAGAACCACTCCCTCTTCGTGGACAAGACCTACCGCGAAGGCGCCGAATACGCCTCGTTCTGGGACCGGCTCCGGAAAGGTGAAACCTTCACCAGCCAGTTTCCCCGCGTCACGAAGTCCGGGGAAACGGTATTCATTCAGGCCTGCTACTCGCCGGTCATCGGTGACGACGGCAAGGTTCGTGCGGTCATCAAGGTCGCCTCGGACATCACCGATCGCCAGCTTGCGATCACTGACATCAAGAAATCGCTGGAGGCGCTGTCGACCGGGGACCTGACACGCCAGGTCGCGCCCTGCAACGCGCCGGACCTCAATGCGCTCGGCGAAACCTACAACGCCTGCATGACCCAGCTGGCGGAGCTGATCAAGAACGTCAAGAACGTCTCGACCGACGTGAGCCGCACCGCTGACGAGATGATGGAAACGACGGACGACCTCTCCCGCCGGACCGAAACGCAGGCGGCCACGCTGGAACAGACTGCCGCCGCCGTGGACCAGCTGACCTCCACCGCGCGCTCTGCCGCGTCAAACGCGAACGAGGTGCGCAACGTCGCCAACCAGACCCGCACCGCAGCCGAGGGCGGGCGCACCCTCGTGGCCAACCTGACTGCCGCCATGGACAAGATCGAGGGATCGTCCAGCCAGATCAGCCAGATCATCGCCGTGATCGAGGGCATCGCCTTCCAGACCAACCTGCTGGCCCTGAACGCCGGGGTAGAAGCCGCGCGCGCCGGCGATTCCGGTCGCGGCTTCGCTGTCGTGGCGTCCGAAGTCCGGGGGCTTGCGCAGCGCAGCTCCGAATCCGCGAACGAGATCAAGGCGCTGATCCAGTCCAGCTCGGAACACGTCGGGGAGGGCTCCGACCTCGTGAACCGCGCCACGACAGAGTTCGAGACGATCTTCCAGGGCGTGAACGGCATCTCCGAACGCGTGAAGGAAATTGCGCACGGCATGGAAGAGCAAAGCCAGACACTGGCGGAAATCAATGCCTCCGTTTCGCAGCTCGACCAGGTGACGCAGCAGAACGCCGCGATGGTCCAGGAGTCCCGCGATTCCGGCACCCGCCTGCAGGGCGGCGCCCGCGACCTGCTGACCGAAATCGACTTCTTCACCGTGGGCGAGGCCCGGAGTTCCGGCAGCTTCCAGCCGTACCAGGCCGCCGTCTGA
- the tig gene encoding trigger factor: MQVTETLNEGLKRGYAITVTAAELDEKVTAKLKEAQPDIEMKGFRKGKVPLALLKKQFGPRVLGETMQEVIDGAMNEHFETSGDRPALQPEVKMMDGEQWKEGDDVRVEMSYEALPEVPEIDLSTITVEKLVVKADEESVNDALNNLAATAKDFETKEGAAEDGDQVVFDFLGKVDGEAFEGGAAEDYPLVLGSGSFIPGFEEQLVGVSAGDEKTVEVKFPEEYGAENLAGKDATFECKIKEVKAAKAAEIDDELAKKFGSEDLESLKNQIRERLEAEYAGAARQVMKRGLLDQLDGMVSFDLPPTLLDAEAKQIAHQLWHEENPDVHDHNHDTIEPTEEHMKLAERRVRLGLLLAELGQKAEVEVTDAEMTQAIMNQARQYPGQERAFFDFVRQNAQMQQQLRAPIFEDKVIDHIADQAQVTEKEISKDELEKAVEALEEE; the protein is encoded by the coding sequence ATGCAGGTCACCGAGACGCTGAACGAAGGCCTCAAGCGCGGCTATGCCATCACCGTGACGGCGGCCGAGCTGGACGAGAAGGTTACTGCCAAGCTGAAAGAGGCGCAGCCGGACATCGAGATGAAGGGCTTCCGCAAGGGCAAGGTGCCTCTTGCGCTGCTGAAGAAGCAGTTCGGCCCGCGCGTGCTGGGCGAAACCATGCAGGAAGTCATCGACGGTGCCATGAACGAGCACTTCGAGACGTCCGGCGACCGCCCGGCGCTGCAGCCGGAAGTCAAGATGATGGACGGCGAGCAGTGGAAGGAAGGCGACGACGTGCGCGTCGAGATGTCCTACGAGGCGCTGCCGGAAGTCCCCGAGATCGACCTGTCCACCATCACCGTCGAGAAGCTGGTGGTGAAGGCCGACGAGGAGTCGGTGAACGACGCGCTCAACAACCTCGCCGCCACCGCCAAGGACTTCGAGACCAAGGAAGGTGCGGCAGAGGACGGCGACCAGGTGGTCTTCGACTTCCTCGGCAAGGTCGACGGCGAAGCCTTCGAGGGCGGCGCGGCAGAGGATTACCCGCTGGTGCTTGGCTCCGGCTCCTTCATCCCGGGCTTCGAAGAGCAGCTGGTGGGCGTGTCCGCCGGTGACGAGAAGACCGTCGAGGTGAAGTTCCCGGAAGAGTACGGCGCGGAGAACCTCGCCGGCAAGGACGCGACCTTCGAGTGCAAGATCAAGGAAGTGAAGGCTGCCAAGGCCGCCGAGATCGACGACGAGCTGGCCAAGAAGTTCGGCTCCGAGGACCTCGAGAGCCTGAAGAACCAGATCCGCGAGCGCCTGGAGGCTGAGTACGCCGGTGCGGCGCGCCAGGTGATGAAGCGCGGCCTGCTGGACCAGCTTGACGGCATGGTGTCCTTCGACCTGCCGCCGACCCTGCTGGATGCAGAGGCCAAGCAGATCGCGCACCAGCTGTGGCACGAAGAAAACCCGGACGTGCACGACCACAACCACGACACCATCGAGCCGACCGAAGAGCACATGAAGCTGGCCGAGCGCCGCGTGCGCCTCGGTCTGCTGCTGGCAGAGCTGGGTCAGAAGGCAGAGGTCGAGGTGACCGATGCCGAGATGACGCAGGCGATCATGAACCAGGCCCGCCAGTACCCGGGTCAGGAGCGTGCCTTCTTCGACTTCGTCCGCCAGAACGCACAGATGCAGCAGCAGCTGCGCGCGCCGATCTTCGAGGACAAGGTCATCGATCACATCGCCGACCAGGCGCAGGTCACGGAGAAGGAAATCTCCAAGGACGAGCTTGAGAAAGCAGTCGAGGCACTCGAGGAAGAGTGA
- a CDS encoding AI-2E family transporter, producing the protein MTDTPDTLRSRSHWAVIGLFLIAAGGVLLLARTFLMPLILAFLLSLTFSPVRRFFKRTGLPDAISAGIIVLSLVSLCAVAAGGLAGPVQSYIDNGPSIMRDVEIKLRGISDLVAKVSDATEKVDELTDTDAEGPKVAVDTGPGLFTQAVMSVPYVMAQAVLTLVMLFFLIASGDMFYEKLVAVSPTFKDKRRAIRIVYDIERKISRYFLTITVINAGLGAAVGLALWALGMPNPVLFGVLAFALNFIPFIGALAGVALTFAIGIVSFDTVGAAGLAAATYFVLTSIEGQLVTPYAVGRSLNLNPVAVFVAVAFWGWAWSVVGMFVAVPVLIIVRAMSERVDSLHGLGVFLSGRGDDDLGHTQPE; encoded by the coding sequence ATGACCGACACGCCAGACACCCTCCGATCACGCTCCCACTGGGCGGTGATCGGACTCTTCCTGATCGCGGCGGGCGGGGTGCTGCTGCTTGCGCGGACCTTCCTGATGCCGCTGATCCTCGCCTTCCTGCTTTCGCTGACATTCTCTCCGGTGAGGCGCTTCTTCAAGCGGACGGGCCTGCCCGACGCCATCTCGGCGGGTATCATCGTGCTGTCGCTGGTCTCGCTTTGCGCGGTGGCCGCCGGCGGGTTGGCCGGGCCGGTGCAAAGCTACATCGACAACGGCCCGAGCATCATGCGCGACGTGGAGATCAAGCTGCGCGGCATCAGCGACCTCGTGGCCAAGGTCTCGGACGCGACCGAGAAGGTCGACGAGCTGACCGATACCGACGCCGAGGGGCCGAAGGTTGCCGTCGACACGGGGCCGGGCCTCTTTACTCAGGCGGTCATGAGCGTGCCTTATGTCATGGCCCAGGCTGTACTGACGCTGGTGATGCTCTTCTTCCTCATCGCGTCGGGCGACATGTTCTACGAAAAGCTCGTGGCCGTCAGTCCAACCTTCAAGGACAAGCGCCGCGCCATCCGCATCGTCTATGATATAGAGCGCAAGATCAGCCGCTATTTCCTGACCATCACCGTGATCAATGCGGGGCTGGGGGCTGCTGTCGGCCTTGCCCTCTGGGCGCTGGGGATGCCGAACCCGGTGCTGTTCGGTGTGCTGGCGTTCGCGCTGAACTTCATCCCCTTCATCGGGGCGCTGGCCGGAGTGGCGCTGACCTTTGCAATCGGCATCGTGTCGTTCGACACCGTGGGTGCGGCGGGGCTGGCCGCGGCCACATACTTCGTGCTCACCAGCATCGAGGGGCAGCTCGTGACGCCCTATGCCGTGGGACGCAGCCTGAACCTGAACCCGGTGGCGGTGTTCGTGGCGGTGGCCTTCTGGGGCTGGGCCTGGTCGGTGGTGGGCATGTTCGTGGCGGTGCCGGTGCTGATCATCGTACGCGCGATGTCCGAACGGGTCGACAGCCTGCACGGGCTGGGTGTGTTCCTTTCGGGACGTGGCGACGACGACCTGGGGCACACGCAGCCGGAGTGA
- a CDS encoding Hint domain-containing protein has protein sequence MTNRPNAQLRARHVVSREPLNAVCAGTLVLTLDGELPVEHLTPGDRIITRTSGTARLFRLRHRRLTVEAVSIAHGTLGNARPDRDVVLPARQEILVRDWRASALFGASQALVPACRLIDGTYIRSLGRQKLDLFELHFETPQILYADGLELAAVQCVTAPA, from the coding sequence ATGACGAACCGACCGAACGCGCAGTTGCGCGCGCGGCATGTCGTGTCACGCGAGCCGTTGAATGCGGTCTGCGCGGGCACGCTTGTGCTGACTCTCGACGGCGAACTGCCGGTCGAACACCTGACACCCGGCGACCGGATCATCACCCGCACCTCGGGCACCGCCCGCCTGTTCAGGCTGCGCCACCGCCGTCTCACGGTCGAGGCGGTCAGCATCGCGCATGGCACGCTGGGCAACGCGCGGCCCGACCGGGACGTGGTCCTTCCCGCCCGTCAGGAGATCCTGGTTCGCGACTGGCGCGCCAGTGCTTTGTTCGGGGCCAGCCAGGCGCTGGTTCCGGCCTGCAGGCTGATCGACGGCACCTATATCCGCAGCCTCGGCCGACAAAAGCTGGACCTGTTCGAGCTGCACTTCGAGACGCCGCAGATCCTCTATGCCGACGGGCTGGAACTGGCTGCGGTGCAATGCGTGACCGCCCCCGCCTGA